In Microbulbifer elongatus, the DNA window GGATGAATTTTCTCTGGGGGCCGATTACCTGGTGGATAAAACCACCATGAGCCTGAGTTACACCAATTCCAGTGAAAATGACTATCAGGCGGAAACTGTTGGTTTTGGTATATCCCAGGACTTCTTTGGTGATCTCAGCACCCTGTCCATGCGCGCCACCTATGGCAGTGACGACGTGATGCGGAATGGCGACGAGAATTTTCTCGAGCATGCGGAGCACCGCCGCTACTCCCTGGGCTGGAGCCAGATTCTGACGACCAAACTGATCGCCGAACTGAGTGTGGAAACTGTAGCGGATGAGGGCTTTCTGAATAACCCCTACCGCAGTGTGCGGTATCTTGACCCGAATTCCGGCACCGGTTTCAGTTACCAGGCGGAACTGTACCCCACGACCCGCAATAGCGACGCGGTGGCCCTGCGCGCAAAATATATGTTGCCCTATCGCGCCGCGGTCAAAACCGAATACCGCCGTTATGCCGACAGCTGGGGTATCGAGGCCGATAACCTGGAGTTTCGCTACACCCATCCACTGGAAAGTGAGAACCTGATCCTCGAAGGCAAACTGCGGTATTACAAGCAGGACGGTGCGGACTTTTACAGTGACATCTTCCCCTACCTGAACGCGACCAATTTCCGCGCGCGGGATAAAGAACTGAGCGATTTCAGTAGCACCGCGATTGGCTTTGGCATCTCCTATCAGGTGCCCGAACGCTGGGCACTGCTCAATCGTAAAAACACACTGAACCTCTACTGGGACTACATCCTGTTCGATTACGAGAACTTCCACGATGTTCGTGTGCACGATGGCGATGGCAGCTATCTGCCCGGTGAAGAGCCTGCCTATAGTTTCAATGCCCACGTAGTACGTGCGTTCTGGTCCATGTGGTTTTAATTGTTCGAAATCAGACGAGGTCCGCAGATTGGGGGATTGGTTCTCCCGCTACGGCGCGTCTTATCTTGTCACCCCGCTGATTATTGTTGTATGTTTTCCACACAACAGAATAAGTGATCGGGCGTGAGCCGAAAGCCGTGGTGGTTGTGATCTAGTACCGCCAGCAAGCTGCCGTCGCACGCCCGACCCCGCACCCCGCGGGCATCAGCGATGACGAACTGCCTATGCTCAAGACCTACCTCAGGTCAATGTGCGCCCGGATCCTGGCGACGCAGCTGAGTGCCATTCCG includes these proteins:
- a CDS encoding DUF3570 domain-containing protein, yielding MANAAVLPEERADTLYHSYSGGGVTIDGPSVLVRKNVGNAVSLSANYYVDMISGASIDVQATASRYTEQRDEFSLGADYLVDKTTMSLSYTNSSENDYQAETVGFGISQDFFGDLSTLSMRATYGSDDVMRNGDENFLEHAEHRRYSLGWSQILTTKLIAELSVETVADEGFLNNPYRSVRYLDPNSGTGFSYQAELYPTTRNSDAVALRAKYMLPYRAAVKTEYRRYADSWGIEADNLEFRYTHPLESENLILEGKLRYYKQDGADFYSDIFPYLNATNFRARDKELSDFSSTAIGFGISYQVPERWALLNRKNTLNLYWDYILFDYENFHDVRVHDGDGSYLPGEEPAYSFNAHVVRAFWSMWF